From one Rattus norvegicus strain BN/NHsdMcwi chromosome 7, GRCr8, whole genome shotgun sequence genomic stretch:
- the Ddx17 gene encoding probable ATP-dependent RNA helicase DDX17 isoform 1 (isoform 1 is encoded by transcript variant 1) encodes MRGGGFGDRDRDRDRGGFGARGGSGLPPKKFGNPGERLRKKKWDLSELPKFEKNFYVEHPEVARLTPYEVDELRRKKEITVRGGDVCPKPVFAFHHANFPQYVMDVLMDQHFTEPTPIQCQGFPLALSGRDMVGIAQTGSGKTLAYLLPAIVHINHQPYLERGDGPICLVLAPTRELAQQVQQVADDYGKCSRLKSTCIYGGAPKGPQIRDLERGVEICIATPGRLIDFLESGKTNLRRCTYLVLDEADRMLDMGFEPQIRKIVDQIRPDRQTLMWSATWPKEVRQLAEDFLRDYTQINVGNLELSANHNILQIVDVCMESEKDHKLIQLMEEIMAEKENKTIIFVETKRRCDDLTRRMRRDGWPAMCIHGDKSQPERDWVLNEFRSGKAPILIATDVASRGLDVEDVKFVINYDYPNSSEDYVHRIGRTARSTNKGTAYTFFTPGNLKQARELIKVLEEANQAINPKLMQLVDHRGGGGGGGKGGRSRYRTTSSANNPNLMYQDECDRRLRGVKDGGRRDSTSYRDRSETDRASYANGSGYGSPNSAFGAQAGQYTYAQGTYGAAAYGTSGYTAQEYAAGTYGASSTTSTGRSSQSSSQQFSGIGRSGQQPQPLMSQQFAQPPGATNMIGYMGQTAYQYPPPPPPPPPSRK; translated from the exons ATGCGCGGAGGCGGCTTTGGGGATCGGGATCGTGACCGGGACCGTGGAGG GTTTGGAGCAAGAGGTGGTAGTGGGCTTCCCCCGAAGAAGTTTGGTAATCCTGGGGAGCGGTTACGAAAAAAGAAGTGGGATTTGAGTGAACTCCCCAAGTTTGAGAAGAATTTTTATGTCGAACATCCAGAAGTAGCAAGACTGACTCCG TATGAGGTTGATGAGCTACGTCGAAAGAAGGAGATTACAGTGAGAGGGGGAGATGTTTGTCCAAAACCGGTCTTTGCCTTCCATCATGCAAACTTTCCGC AATATGTAATGGATGTGCTGATGGATCAGCACTTTACAGAACCAACTCCCATTCAGTGCCAGGGATTTCCTTTGGCTCTTAGCGGCAGGGATATGGTTGGCATTGCACAGACTGGCTCTGGAAAGACATTGGCG TATTTGCTGCCTGCGATTGTTCATATAAACCACCAGCCATACTTGGAAAGAGGAGATGGCCCAATT TGTCTGGTGCTGGCTCCTACCAGAGAGCTTGCCCAGCAGGTGCAGCAGGTGGCCGATGACTATGGGAAATGCTCTCGGTTGAAGAGTACGTGCATTTATGGAGGTGCTCCTAAAGGCCCCCAGATTCGAGACTTGGAAAGag GTGTTGAGATTTGCATAGCCACTCCTGGGCGCCTAATAGATTTCCTGGAGTCAGGAAAGACAAACCTTCGCCGATGTACTTACCTTGTGTTGGATGAGGCTGACCGGATGCTTGATATGGGCTTTGAGCCCCAGATCCGTAAAATTGTTGATCAAATCAGG CCTGACCGGCAGACACTAATGTGGAGTGCAACCTGGCCAAAGGAAGTAAGGCAGCTTGCAGAGGATTTCCTGCGTGACTACACTCAGATCAACGTGGGCAATCTGGAGCTGAGTGCCAACCACAACATCCTACAGATCGTGGATGTCTGTATGGAGAGTGAAAAAGATCACAA ATTGATCCAGCTAATGGAAGAGATCAtggcagaaaaggaaaataagactATAATATTTGTGGAGACAAAGAGGCGCTGTGATGACCTCACTCGAAGGATGCGCAGAGATGG TTGGCCAGCTATGTGTATCCATGGAGACAAGAGTCAACCAGAAAGAGATTGGGTACTTAATG agTTCCGGTCTGGAAAGGCCCCTATCCTCATTGCCACAGATGTAGCCTCCCGTGGGCTAG ACGTGGAGGATGTGAAGTTTGTCATCAACTACGATTATCCAAACAGCTCAGAGGATTATGTTCACCGTATTGGCCGAACGGCCCGCAGCACCAACAAGGGCACTGCCTATACTTTCTTTACCCCGGGCAACCTGAAGCAGGCTAGAGAGCTGATCAAAGTATTGGAAGAGGCCAATCAGGCCATCAATCCAAAGTTGATGCAGCTTGTGGACCACAGAGGTGGCGGCGGAGGAGGGGGTAAGG GAGGCCGCTCACGATACCGGACTACTTCTTCAGCCAACAATCCCAACCTGATGTATCAGGATGAGTGTGACCGGAGGCTTCGAGGGGTCAAGGATGGTGGTCGGAGAGATTCTACAAGCTACAGGGATCGCAGTGAAACCGATAGAGCCAGTTATGCTAATGGCAGTGGCTATGGAAGCCCGAATTCTGCCTTTGGGGCGCAAGCAGGCCAATACACCTATGCTCAAGGCACCTATGGGGCAGCTGCTTATGGCACCAGTGGCTACACAGCCCAGGAGTATGCTGCTGGCACTTACGGGGCTAGCAGCACCACCTCAACCGGAAGGAGCTCCCAGAGCTCTAGCCAGCAGTTTAGTGGAATAGGCCGATCTGGGCAGCAGCCACAGCCACTAATGTCACAGCAGTTTGCACAGCCTCCAGGAGCTACCAATATGATAGGCTACATGGGGCAGACTGCTTACCagtaccctcccccaccccctccccctccgccATCTCGTAAATGA
- the Ddx17 gene encoding probable ATP-dependent RNA helicase DDX17 isoform 2 (isoform 2 is encoded by transcript variant 2) encodes MSLPSLSLPHQPAQCLLIDVEDVEDVKFVINYDYPNSSEDYVHRIGRTARSTNKGTAYTFFTPGNLKQARELIKVLEEANQAINPKLMQLVDHRGGGGGGGGRSRYRTTSSANNPNLMYQDECDRRLRGVKDGGRRDSTSYRDRSETDRASYANGSGYGSPNSAFGAQAGQYTYAQGTYGAAAYGTSGYTAQEYAAGTYGASSTTSTGRSSQSSSQQFSGIGRSGQQPQPLMSQQFAQPPGATNMIGYMGQTAYQYPPPPPPPPPSRK; translated from the exons ATGTCtttaccttctctttctctgccacATCAACCTGCACAATGTCTCCTCATTGACGTGGAAGACGTGGAGGATGTGAAGTTTGTCATCAACTACGATTATCCAAACAGCTCAGAGGATTATGTTCACCGTATTGGCCGAACGGCCCGCAGCACCAACAAGGGCACTGCCTATACTTTCTTTACCCCGGGCAACCTGAAGCAGGCTAGAGAGCTGATCAAAGTATTGGAAGAGGCCAATCAGGCCATCAATCCAAAGTTGATGCAGCTTGTGGACCACAGAGGTGGCGGCGGAGGAGGGG GAGGCCGCTCACGATACCGGACTACTTCTTCAGCCAACAATCCCAACCTGATGTATCAGGATGAGTGTGACCGGAGGCTTCGAGGGGTCAAGGATGGTGGTCGGAGAGATTCTACAAGCTACAGGGATCGCAGTGAAACCGATAGAGCCAGTTATGCTAATGGCAGTGGCTATGGAAGCCCGAATTCTGCCTTTGGGGCGCAAGCAGGCCAATACACCTATGCTCAAGGCACCTATGGGGCAGCTGCTTATGGCACCAGTGGCTACACAGCCCAGGAGTATGCTGCTGGCACTTACGGGGCTAGCAGCACCACCTCAACCGGAAGGAGCTCCCAGAGCTCTAGCCAGCAGTTTAGTGGAATAGGCCGATCTGGGCAGCAGCCACAGCCACTAATGTCACAGCAGTTTGCACAGCCTCCAGGAGCTACCAATATGATAGGCTACATGGGGCAGACTGCTTACCagtaccctcccccaccccctccccctccgccATCTCGTAAATGA